Sequence from the Oenanthe melanoleuca isolate GR-GAL-2019-014 chromosome 28, OMel1.0, whole genome shotgun sequence genome:
TCCAGCACAATGATATGTGGTTCCCTGAGCAGACTGTGGTGTCCCCTGAAATCCTCTGTGTCCGTCAGcatgtgctgggctgtgctcaaaGAGCCTGAATGTGATACGTGCGTGCAGTCACAATGGGAACAGATAAGATGTCATTATGAAAGCTGGATGTTCCTGAAAGCAGATGATTAGTTGGATACTGAGCAGTTGGGATGCTCTGAACTGTAATCTTAGTCTCTAATTATAAACTGTCCATCAGTTTGGCTGCTCAGACCTAACCTATAATGAAAATAGTTCTCACTTGAGCTTTGCTACCCCTTAATCTCCCAGGAGATGACATGGTGAGGAAGGCCCTTGAGGGCATAGAATTCAAATCTGCAATAAATGGGGGATAAAACAtcaccttcttttctttttctcaccaGTATTCGTTATGTAATGAGCCTCTGATCGAGCTGTCCAACCCCGGGGCCAGCGGCTCCCTCTTCTATGTCACCAGCGACGATGAATTCATCATAAAAACTGTGATGCACAAGGAAGCTGAATTCCTGCAGAAGCTCCTTCCTGGATACTACATGGTGTGTATTGCCCAGGACCTGGACCCAGCTCAGCTTTATCATGGCAGCTTTTCTGTCAGGCAGAACATCTCACAGGGCATATCCTCCACCTGGGTGTCTTGTGGCCTGCCCCCATGCCAGGGACAGTGTTAACAGCATGTCATGAAGCCAGTCCCAGAAGCACAAATCCTACTGATTATTTGCAAACTCTGTGAGTAAACATGAGGCAGATAATTGTGCCATAGTTTGGAGGCATGTTCTGGCCTCAGAAGGGCTTCCCAGGTATGTGTTTCTGAGTGTCCTTTTCCCAGAACTAGTTATTCCTCTTCACTTGGCAGCATGCATCTGCCCCAGCCTGCGTTTGGGGGTGGCTGCTGATTGCAGTCATAGATTAGTAAAACTcttaaggttggaaaagaccacCAAGATCATCAGGTCCAACCTTCAGCTCAGCACCATGATGGTCACCACTGAACCTTGTCCTCAGTTGCCACAGACTCATATTATTTGAATACTTCCAGGAATGATGACTCCTCCACTGCCCTGGACAGCTTGTTCTAATCCTTTACAACCCTTTCTATgaagaaatttcttcttatatccAACCTAAGCCTCCCCTAGCACAACTTGAGGCTATTTCATCTCATCCTGTTCCTTGTTCCTtgagagcagagcctgacccccacctggctgcacacaCCTGTCAGGGACTTGTGGAGAGCAaaaggtccccctgagcctccttttctccaggcaaTAATGCAACCAACTTGTTTTTGTGGGGAAAGTGCTACTGTCCTTGAATTTCTCTTGTTCTTGCTGTTTGAGGATTGTCCTGACTCCCACTGGCTGCAGTTCCAAGCTGGAGGCTTCCATGGTAGCAGCCAGCTTTGCACATCAGTCTGGGAAGGCAGGACATTGAGACCCAGAGACTTGCATTTGGTCAAGTAAATTGGACCCAAAGGTGCTGTTTTGGTGTAAAAACCAGGAGCTGGTCTCCTGCACAACTGGAGGCTCCAGCTTTATGGATGAGGACTCTTGGCATTCAGTTACAACGATTTGTTCGTTGTGAAGATGCCAAGGAGAAGATGATGAGAAGCCGTGCTGCTGCCCTATCTGTGTGCCTGGTGCAGTGGGTTTATGTGATCCTAACTGGTCCTGTGAAATTCCTTTCCTTGCTCAGTATTTACTGGGGAAAATTTACCCAAGAGAGGCAGGTTATGGGATTTCTGTGTGTTAGTGACAGCCAGGccaagaagaaattcttccctttgAAGGTGGGGAGGCACAAgttgctcagagcagctgtggctacccctggatccctggaagtgttccaggacaggttggatggggcttggagcaacctgggacagtggaaggtgtccctggccatggcaggaagTGAAACCATATGGTCTTTacagtcctttccaacccaaaccatcctgagATTCTGTGAATCATTTGCTTTTGCAGGTAACACTCACATTCCTGGACAGGATGAGTTTTCTTGGAAAGCACTGCCTGTTGCCTAATGTATGTAGTAAATCAGGTGTAGGGTTTTGAGTGGGAATGGAGTTGCACTGTTAATCCTGCCATCATCAGTCAGTGAATTCAACTGAACTTACCTGTCTGATGCAGGGTTCTGAGCTACCTGTTGCAGTTTTCCAGTGTCTGTGTTTTGTGGTGCTACCCTTGATCACCATGCTGATCCTGGGAAACCACCCATATCAAAGGAGTCAGGGAAAGGAAGCAGAGTGGTTTCGTCCTGAATTACTTTAAAGCTGTTTCCATTACCTGCCTCTTACTAGAGGGctcactgctgtgcccaggtgggtgAGCTGAAGGGAATGAAATTTTAATACAGTCACGTTTCTGCTGTCTGTCAGAACCTGTCAGGACTGTCTTTCCTGCTACAGCCTGCAGAGAAGCTGTTTCCTTCCCAAATGTGCCCAAAGCTGAACAAGCAAATCCTGCCTGTCATGTCATTCCTAATTATTCTGCTGCCTAAAAAAAGGAGATGACAGCAGAACAGGATATCCGTGCTCTCTGGTTGACTGCTTTATAAAGCAACTCTACAACAGGAGGAGAACatttatgttgttttgtttaaaaaacaacccTGTCCCTGGTTTATTCTGGGCCAGAGAATGGCTCTTGATTCTGACACTTGTGGAGAGATAAAGAGAGCTGTTATTTTTAAGCTTGAAGTTCCCACTCATTGTGTTTATTTCTCTCCcagtttggtttcttttttttttagctgctgtACTTGGGGAAAGCAGGGGATTTCCGGACTTGGTTATTTGCCCAGAGAGTGCTGAACATCTCAGTCCCTGTATTTTCAGGTCCTAAAGCCACTGAAATGCAGGACTTTGTCAAATGTGTACACTGAGCTCCTGTTAAGTTCAGAAAACCTCTCAGCAAAGAATCCCTAGTCCAACTGTTCACATGCTTTGTGGTGAACACAGCAGGAATTTTCTGCTCAAATGACCTTTCTCCATGCTTTTTTCCACCCTTGCTACAGAATCTGAACCAGAACCCCCGGACCCTGCTGCCCAAGTTTTATGGACTATACTGTGTGCAGTCTGGGGGCAAAAACATCCGTGTGGTGGTGATGAACAACATCCTGCCTCGAGTGGTGAAAATGCACCTGAAATTCGACCTCAAAGGTTCAACCTACAAACGCCGAGCatccaagaaggaaaaagaaaagtctaGCCCTACATACAAGGATCTGGACTTCATCCAAGACATGCCCGAGGGCCTGATGTTGGATGCAGACACCTTCAGTGCTTTGGTGAAGACGTTGCAGCGAGATTGTCTGGTAAGGAGGGggcagctcagggacagggtAAGGAACCTCTGTGGCTCTCGAGCATGAGGAAGAGCAGTTCCTGACTGAGAACCTTGCTAATGTGCTGACCCCAGAACAGGATCAATGCTTTCTCCTGCCCTTTTCCTGAAAGCCAAGCAGTAGAGTTGGATCTCATGGCAGCCTCTGAGGActgaggctgtgctgctttgcctGGCACATCACACTTTGGCAGCCTGCTCCACTTCTAGCTGTTCTACTGGTGCATTTTCCCAATCACTGTGCAGCAGATACAGTGGTGTTGTTTGCAAGCCTTCGGGCCTTTGGTGTGATTGTGGGATGGCCAAACTCTGTGCAATCAGGCCCAGAGGTGACTGTTGGTTCAGAAACTTTCAGGCTCTGTCAAAGGAGTTGTTAGTGGGGATGTGAGTGGGATGCTTTGCTTTGATTGCTTTGATTCCAGGCTTTGGGGtctgtatttctgctgctggcttGATATTTTGTCTTTGTTCTTGAATTCATTACTAATCTATAGGTATTGGAAAGTTTTAAAATCATGGACTACAGCCTCCTGCTTGGGGTTCATAACATAGACCAGTACGAGCGGGAGCAGCTGTCGGAGGGAGCCCACAGCACGTCGGATGAGAAGCGTCCCGTGGGGCAGAAGGCTCTGTACTCCACTGCCATGGAGTCCATCCAGGGAGGGGCTGCCCGGGGGGAGTCCATAGACACAGACGACACGTAGGTGAAACCTGGGCTCGCTCGTGCTGCTGGGAGGGCCAGAGGTGGAGGCTGGAGTGGGAAATCCCTAATGAGACCCACAGGAACTGCTCAAGGGAGCAGCTGTCCTGGGGTTTTGGTAGTCCTGCCATTGTCATGGGAAAGGGGGAAGCCAGGGTGGGAAGTAGTTCTGTAGGCTCTAGCCTCACAGTAGTCTCTTTTCTTAGGCCAGCTGTAGGTTGTCAGCTTGTGTAATAACCTCTAAACATCCACCCATGCCCTGGGGAGGAGATACTAGCTCAGTTCTAGCTCAACACCCAAATACTGGAGCAGAAGTAGGGATCAGCCTGTCCCTAGGAGCTCGGAGTTCTCCATCACTCCCACCTTTGGAATCCTTGGCAGTTCCCTGAGGCCATCCCAGTGGGGTTAGCAGACAGCAGTGTAGTGAAGTGCTGGAGTCACTGGtggagctggaggctgggagTTGTCCcaagcctgtgctgtgcttgaTCTGGGGTTCTGCCTGGCTCCCTAGTTCTTGAGCCAAGGAATGGTGGAGCTTGCTGCTGTCTAAAAccagctgctgtgggtttgATGGAAGGTCAGTCCTGAGAGCCGAGGTAAGACCATGGTGTTACCAGTCCTTTGGGCAGCATCAATAATTGCAGTGGCTACCTGAAGAAGTACTGGTACTCCTGTGCTTTGGTTGTGTGCTGGTGCTGATGGCACCTTTGGCAGGATGGCATTAGTGTGGATGGGACCGGGAATATCTTGTTGTTAAGCATTTACTGCCCTAATGGCAGACAGCTCTCACCATAAATAACCTGGCCCCCAGAATAAAGTAGGCAGGAGAAAATTCCATGGTCCTTTCTggcctgggcagagctgtgccacacaATTCAGGTTCTGTCATGATAGTGGTATTTGGCCATGCAGGCAGTGACCCTGGGACACTTGGGGTCAGGCCAGGTCAGTTGGTGACTCCTGTGGTCATGCACAAAGTGACCACATCACTTTTGGAATGTATCTGACACCACACCAGAGCCCCTTAGCTCTGGTTGCCCTTCCCCAGAGCTTGGGTGTTAGAGGTGCtctggctgaggctgcagctgctgaagttCTGCTTTACTTGCAGGATGGGAGGGATCCCAGCAGTGAACGGCAAAGGAGAGCGTCTCCTGCTGCACGTAGGAATCATAGATATCCTGCAGTCATACAGGTAGGTAACCTGGCAGTGTGTTTTTTCTGGCTGATAACATCTCTTTTAGTACCAAATGAAAGCAGGGGGGATGTCCTCTCCTGGAGACTCTGAGGTTGAGTAGATGCAGCTGCCCCAAGCTGGCCATGGGCTTCCTTTATGTTCTTAgaacagctggggacacacagccctTTGTCCAGGATGATGAGCTGCTCATAAAGGAGCAGTTTCCCACCTCAGTGTGGGAAACACctcttccagcccagctggaagTCCTTCCCTGTGGTGTTCCCAGGCAGTCCTGACCTGGctggggagatgctggagaAAGCTCAGTCCTGATGGCATTGGCAGCTCAGGGACCTTGCCCATAGGGTATGAAAGGGAGCTTGGTACCAAGTACGTGTCTGAATctgtatctttatttttctctccacttCTCCTTGGAATTAGGTTCATCAAGAAGTTAGAACACACCTGGAAGGCCCTTGTCCATGATGGGGTGAGTGcctgtgcagaggcaggagtTGTCCAAGCCTCCCAGGATTACCTGGTGGCTGTTTATAGAGACTgacctggcacagctgcagttGATGCAAGAAGCAGTTCTTGTCTCTAATTCCTGCATAGTAGGGTGGTGCCACTTATTCCCAGCCAGGTTTCCTTGCTCAGTACAGCTCCTCACATGTTGAGCTGTTGTGCTCACAGctttcttcccctgctcctatgtgtccttcccttcctcccatGATACCAGGAACAAACACCCAGGTGTGTGTGTTCCTGGGCTGTCAGGAGCCCTGTGCTGTTCTCTTTGGTGACTGGCTGTTTCCACTTCCACTAGGCCAGCAAATCCCTTTCCATATTTCCCTGCTGGCttcattcctgcagcagccaggtgtgtgTTTCTGAAAGAGCAACCTTGGATGTGGAAACCATTTTTCAGCCTTGCATTTCCTGGCTTCCCTTAAAATGGCAAAGGAAATGTGGAGATGCCAAGTCATGGGAGCACAGTCAAAcatcagaagcagaaaaagcttcagttttactgttttaaacaaaaaataatttgaaatgtgTGGGGCTAAATTTGGATGTCTCTGTGACATGCAAAGGTATCCAGGTGTGCTTGGAATGGCAGCCACCAAAGGCAGAAGAAATTTCATGTATGCAATCAGgccagtgtttaaaaaaatccaggaagtctgcaaaggaataaaatcaCCAAAATCCATTATAAAATCACAGCAAGAATATAATCAAGTGAATCAGAGGCAACGCTTCAGGGTTATTTATAGCATTAATTAGAGTGTTTCAGTTAAGCCTTTCCATTTTAAGGCTCTGTCAGTGCTAAATGTTGGAATAAAAAAGATTGTGTTGGTTGTTACAGAAATTCTGCCTTGAGGgatcattttaaaattaaacaattgttttttgctgttgtaGGACACGGTGTCAGTACACAGACCCAGCTTTTATGCAGAGAGATTCTTCAAATTCATGACCAACACGGTGTTTCGAAAGAATTCCTGTAAGTACCAGGTTCAGGGGCTACTGTGCTGTGAGGCTTTACCTTGGCCTTGCTGCTGCAGACCTCACAAGGAGTCTAGGTTGGAGCCTGAGCAGGGTTTTCCACTGTGGTacagctgagagagctgagggtgttcagcctggagaagactcTCAGGAGACtttagagccccttccagtgcctgaagggggcTTAGGAAAAGAAGGGGGAAGGACTTTTTATACAGGCAGATAGTGACAGGCAAGGGGCAATGGTATGGAGATGGCAGGGTTAGATTAGAAGTTAGGAAATCAGAGAGTGGCGAGACTCTGGCACAGCTTGCCCAGattcctggaaatgtccaaggccaggttggacagaaCTTgcagcaacctgctctagtgcccatgtccctgcccatggagtgggtggaatgagatggtttTTTAAAGTcgcttccaacccaaaacattccatAATACAGAGCAAAACTAAGAACTACCGAGCCCTCAGATTGTCACAGCTTGCCTTGGTCTGCTCAGGCTCCCACCCAGTCCCTGCACCTGACCTGGGTTCGGTCCGGGAGGGATGTGTGTGAGGGCAGAGCTTCTCCTTGTGAAGAGAGAAATACCTTTGGTGTGACAGTAGCTGGTGGTGGTACTTGGACCTTGtgtctccctccatcccccagctctgaAGTCGTCCCCCTCGAAGAAGGGGCGCAGTGCCTTGCTGGCCGTGAAGACGGCGGGTCCCACCGCGGCGTTCTCGGCCAGCCAGCTGGCCTCCGACAAGGATGACACCCAGTACGACCTGCGGGCGGCCAGGAGCTACCCCACGCTCGATGATGAAGGTGACAGCCCCGCTCAGGGTATTGGCTCTGTGGTTACCCTCTCTTTCCTAGCAGTTCCTTAGGATCCTCCCTTGTTCTCGTCAAGTTCCCCACTGTGCACCGACTGCAGATCTTTCCTCATGGGTAGCTCTTCATTGCATGtcttgctgtgctttgcaggTGCTAAACCTAACAAGGACAGGGAAGAAGGTAAGAGTGCATCATTTTGTCGCAGCACCAGCAGGTATTTGATGCAACACCTCTGCATCAAAGGAGACCAGACCCCTTCTTTGCAGCACTGTGGGGTTCTGCAGTAAAAATGGTCACCTGCATCACTGCTGTAAGACAGCAGCTGCCATGGGGCACCATAAGTCATAGCCCAAAAGCCAACAGAAAGTTGCATTTTctaccctttaaaaaaaatgggggtCAGGGGGTAGTGACTGGGAACTGCAGCACTCCAACAACAGTGTTTGGGCAGTTATTACAGGCAGGATCTTGCCATTGGAAAACAGGAATGGGCTGcttctgtgctgcctttccttCACTTCCATCTGGTTGCATTTACAGCTGAGGGCTGGAGGACAGGCTCCTCCAGTGCATGGGTTTGGATTGCTCCCTGTACACTGGACACTCAGTTCATCTCTTAATTTACTTGGATATTTATCTCTGGTGATCCAAGAGAGATTTGGTCACCAGTGCAAAGTCTTCATTGGCATTCTATGTCCTGCCTGTTGTGCTGAAAGTGGTGCTGACTGGCTCTCTCCAAAGGACACCTTGGGAGAAGCTGTCATGTTCATGGACCCAACTAAACTTCCTGCCTGTCTGTGGTTTTGAGTGCCCAGTCCCAGTACGGGTGTGCAGGCTCATGGTGGAACAGCCTCCACAGGGCTGGTGTAGGTGAAGTGTTGGTGTTTGACTTAATCATCTCTTCTTCCTGCCTCTCCCCCGACcctgctctgggccagcagGCAGGCCAGACCTGCTCCCTTGCACTCCTCCTTCCTTTGAAGAAGCTACTACGGCCTCCATAGCCACAACACTATCGTCAACATCTCTCTCTGTTCCCGAGCGATCGCCCTCggagagctctgagcagcccaggtACAGGTGAGGACactttccctgctcccactggCAGAGAGTGCTGCCACTGCTCTCCGTGCTGCACATCCCGGCAGGCTGCCCTGCACTCTAGAATGCTAAAGACCGATTTTAATTAAATCTCTCCTGGGAGCAAGCAGACATAGCTTTGATGGGATTAATTATTGCTGGAAGAAGTGTCAGCTGTTAAGTAGAACATCTCCCTCATGGAATGAGTAGGTAGATTTGGGGACAGTGCAGGATTTTTGGCTCAGATTGCTCCTCCaaactcttctgttttctttccacaggAGGCGTACACACTCCTCAGGGCAGGATGGCAGGTGAGAAATGGGTCTCCTGTCTTCTTGTCTCATCTTTTCTCTACTGCACAGAGAACTCATGTTTATCCCCATGCAAAGGTCTCTTCGAGGGCTGAGTGGGAatttcagctgctccaggattTTGGCATGAATGCTGAACTGCTTCTGCAAACAGATAATCCCCATTTCTTACACAGAATTTTCCTTGCAAAGCAGATCTCTTAGTGCTTTGAAAGTACCACAGTTGCTTGATAGGAAAGGGGAAAACATTGCTGTCCAAATTTACCCATCCACCCAGCACCAGAGTCAAGGAAGGTCATTTAAGTCCCTTTAAGCAAGTAAGTGACAGCAGGAACATTGCTTCTCTGAGCATCTGCCTGTGGCCTGGGCAAAGTGAAAGGGCTTTGACTTTGTGAGGCACTGAGCACCCTCAGTCCTCATAGAAGTAGCTTCCAGTGTTTTCAGAAATCTGTGAGACTTTTTCCCTCCTGTGGTGTCTCAGAGCCAAGGGCATGGTAGGACAGAAATGCTTTGCTGCAGAGGGGTGTCTGATTTAGAGGCtcatataattaaaatattgtgcATTATTGTGGAATTATTTTGCACCAGTAAAAATCATCCCATTGCCCCTGTCAGCAGGATCTGCACAAGGAGCCAGCAAATGCTGCCCTCTCTTTCCAAGACATTGTGTAGGTATAGTACGCTTTGAAATGACATCAGAGACTCAGTCCTGGGATGTGCCATAGCCAGAGGAGCCTGACAGGCTGATCACTTCTCTCCCTGCAGTCAGTGTTTGGTGCTTGGAAGGAAAGGTCATTGGAAGATGAGGGTTTGCCCCATGTTACAGgcatctgctgctgttccaagCTTTGAGTGATATGCTGAGTTCTGTTGACGTGCCCTGTGGAAGAATCCCTTTCTGTGGTGTTTCCCAATGAAAATACTTCTGGATGCTGCATGTTGCTGAATCCTGGTAAATTCCTGTCCTTACAGGGCAGGGACCTGCTCCCTATGTGAAGTGTCAGGGACTTGTCAGGACACCTCATATCCTGCAGAATCCAGTGTTAGAAATTGCTGAAAATTGGAGACTTAAACTCAGGCCCCAGTGGTAGGGCCCATGTGGAAAATGCAGTGACTTCATCCAGAATAGTTCAGACTCAATGGTACCTCATGGAGGGAAGGATCTGTTGTAGTATGTGACTGCTCACCCAGAAATAGGTCAGGTGAATCAGTGACCTGGGAGCATTCAGGGAGCTCAGTGGCTTGGTCAGAGTAGATCTGTCTGTCACAGATTTGCCAGAGCTACACTGACTGTCTGCAGGTGTGGCCACCCTTGCTGATTTTTGCCTAATCTGTCCCTTTCTAGAGCCAGTGCCTCCATGTGCCCTTCCTGAGAGAGAAGGGACCTGTGCACTTGTGGAGCTCTCTGGGATCCCCTGGGGAAAACCAGTGTAGACATAAATTTATTAAAGCAAGAATTTACACTCCTGAGCTGAGATGGAAAAAACCTTTACCCAGTTTACTCAAGGATGTGTCACATCTCTAGTTATTCTGGTCTGCTGGGGTCTACTCCAGATTTGAGGTCCAGCCCTGTGAGAAAGAATGTAATGAGTTCCTTGAATGGAACTGACCCCAGCTCTGGTCagtcagcctggagcagggcagtgctgtccatgtacccagagctcagcccttcTCTGACAACTGCCCCTCGCCTTGgcaggctcctgctccttcccatgGGGACAGTGGAgtcagccctgctggcacaAGTAATTACTTTAGTAATGAGGTATTAAAGTGAAGATTGTCAGAAACAGTTCCAGAGTGTGCAGATCAATCTGATCTCAAcctcagagcagctttggtgtAGTGGGGGTCTTGGAAGAGATAAGAGGCTCTAGCCTGGTGCCAGGCTAACTGTGGACACAAGTTTTCCCTAGAGGTCAGTTCTCTTTGCTCCCATGCTCCATCTGACACTGCCTGtctttcctgcagcactggctgttTAACACCTTTGCTCTTGTCCTCTTTTCCCACCTTGTTATTCCTGATTGCTGCAATCTTCAGGACTGACTCTTTTTCCTGGGAGTTTTGGTTATCCAAACCCTCAATCCTAGGAGGTCTGAGTGCTCCCTCTGAGCTAAAATCAGCCACTgagtctgtgctgggagcccagtgTCACAGTAGCAGCAGTAGCAGGTGTGttctgaggcagagctgcatgAAAGGCTTGGCTGGCTCTGGACTAATTCAGGCTGACCTAGAATTGAGAGCTATGCATAACTCATGCCCAGCTGAGTCTTTGGGCCTGTCTCTTTGGTTTCCAGGTCACACGAGGAGGTGCGGGTCGAGGAGGAGGTTCAGGAAATCAGTGTCGAGCTGGAGCCCAAGTGTGACGTTGAGATTGTAGCTCCTGAGGAAGAAGTCAAAGAGTGAGTGTTTTGAAGTGTTGAGTGGGTTTTGAGCTGTGGCTGCTTGTGCTGGAGGCTTTGCTGGAGTCATGGGTGTTTGGTGAGGCTGAGCACAGTTCTGACCTGACCTGCCCTGATGTGATGTGACCTTTCAAGATGTGACAGCATAGCATCTTCAGCTCCCCTGTAATAAATCAATTTTCTTGCTCCTGTCCTGACTGCAGTGACTAGATTGTCATCTCTTTCCCCTCTGCAGAGAGGCAGCTTCTTCAGCCTGTGCCATTGTCACATCCACAGCCACTGTAGAGGTGGAGACAGCCAGCCAGGCCTCAGAACCAGCCAGCCAGGCCTCGGATGAAGATGACGTGCCAGTCACAGACATATACTTTGTAAGAGACCTCCACCTGACCCTTGGGGTGTGATGGGAAGGGTTGGACAAGGCTGTCAGTATCCATTCCAGGCAGTTAGGTGCAAGGCACTGGCTGTCCTGCACCATCTTGGTGTGGAGCACCTTGAAACCTCGGtgctgggtgggtttttttaaatgcagggAACTGGATTAAACTTGGAGAACTCAAAACAGCATCTAGTGGGGCTCACACAGGTGGCACTCCTGCTGTGGATGTAGCTGTAGCTGTGCTGCTCTACTTCCAAGCACAAGTGCTTATCTAGGCCAGCATATTTGCTCTTGGGACAAGCCAAGGTGATGTGGGTGCAACAGAGAGGTTCTTCCTTCCTCAGCCACAGATGTTGGCTGCTTTCCTGACACAAACATGGCCTAGACCCAAAGGGAGGTGGTTGCAGAGGGTGACCTTGGGCTCTGGTGAACTCcggcttttcctttccctgcaggctgcatTAGGTGATGCAGTGGGAGTCTAGTGCTGAGCCAGGGAGTAAGTTGGTGGTTGGCAGCAGAGTGCCGTGGAGCCTGGCGCTGGTCCTCACTCAGCTCCCACAATGGCTGAGCAACTTCTGCAGACCAGAGAAGAGGTTTTTTAGCAACACCTACCTGTCCcatggattcccagagcagagctgagtgccTGTCCTGTGAGAGCTGAGCTCTCTCTCGTGCCTGGGCACTGGAACCCTCATTAAAAGAGGTGCCCGGCTCCTCCCTGCTCCGACTGTTGCTGTTGGTTCTGTGGTGCTGGAGATGACCTGAGCCCATGTGATGGGCTCCTTCAGGCTAAACTAAAATGCAGGCCTTTTCCTGGGCTTTTGTgactctgctgcagagctgctcactcaTTGCCGAGTCACTCTGAGGCTCTTGGGAGCTGTGGAAGGAATCAGCCGTTTTACAGCTTGTTTGGGGTTGGATGCATGCTGTTCAAAGTGCAAACGGCTCCTTAGTACCGATGGCCCCTCCTTGCCTGTGGATggcagctgtgtgcaggcagatCCTGCCTGCTCCCCTGGCAAGTGTCTTCTTACTAGGGtcagctgctcttcctgtcCCTGGGCATATGACTCCCCCCAGCTTGAGGGGGCACCTCTATCCAAGGGAAAATTCTGCAGTGTGTTCACAGAGAGTGTGACTGCTCATCAGCATTTCATACTTCATCTGAGTCGGAGTTTTGCATTAAATGTGTGTCGTGTGCTGTGGAGTGTTTGTCACTGCTGGGATGAAGGGAAAAGCTGATTTGAGCTCCCATGAGCACTCTCCTTGGAAAACCACTTGAGCTGGAGCTCAGGTGGGGCTGCACGCATGTGCTCAAGTagcaccacagctgctcctACAGGAGTGCTCAGGGG
This genomic interval carries:
- the PIP5K1C gene encoding phosphatidylinositol 4-phosphate 5-kinase type-1 gamma isoform X10, encoding MELEVPEEAEGSAAASAGAITPEAGVGGPDASGGLGPKKTAITEGPSLPGQPGQGKKIGHRSVDASGETTYKKTTSSTLKGAIQLGIGYTVGNLSSKPERDVLMQDFYVVESIFFPSEGSNLTPAHHYADFRFKTYAPVAFRYFRELFGIRPDDYLYSLCNEPLIELSNPGASGSLFYVTSDDEFIIKTVMHKEAEFLQKLLPGYYMNLNQNPRTLLPKFYGLYCVQSGGKNIRVVVMNNILPRVVKMHLKFDLKGSTYKRRASKKEKEKSSPTYKDLDFIQDMPEGLMLDADTFSALVKTLQRDCLVLESFKIMDYSLLLGVHNIDQYEREQLSEGAHSTSDEKRPVGQKALYSTAMESIQGGAARGESIDTDDTMGGIPAVNGKGERLLLHVGIIDILQSYRFIKKLEHTWKALVHDGDTVSVHRPSFYAERFFKFMTNTVFRKNSSLKSSPSKKGRSALLAVKTAGPTAAFSASQLASDKDDTQYDLRAARSYPTLDDEGRPDLLPCTPPSFEEATTASIATTLSSTSLSVPERSPSESSEQPRYRRRTHSSGQDGRSHEEVRVEEEVQEISVELEPKCDVEIVAPEEEVKEEAASSACAIVTSTATVEVETASQASEPASQASDEDDVPVTDIYFAALGDAVGV
- the PIP5K1C gene encoding phosphatidylinositol 4-phosphate 5-kinase type-1 gamma isoform X13, coding for MELEVPEEAEGSAAASAGAITPEAGVGGPDASGGLGPKKTAITEGPSLPGQPGQGKKIGHRSVDASGETTYKKTTSSTLKGAIQLGIGYTVGNLSSKPERDVLMQDFYVVESIFFPSEGSNLTPAHHYADFRFKTYAPVAFRYFRELFGIRPDDYLYSLCNEPLIELSNPGASGSLFYVTSDDEFIIKTVMHKEAEFLQKLLPGYYMNLNQNPRTLLPKFYGLYCVQSGGKNIRVVVMNNILPRVVKMHLKFDLKGSTYKRRASKKEKEKSSPTYKDLDFIQDMPEGLMLDADTFSALVKTLQRDCLVLESFKIMDYSLLLGVHNIDQYEREQLSEGAHSTSDEKRPVGQKALYSTAMESIQGGAARGESIDTDDTMGGIPAVNGKGERLLLHVGIIDILQSYRFIKKLEHTWKALVHDGDTVSVHRPSFYAERFFKFMTNTVFRKNSSLKSSPSKKGRSALLAVKTAGPTAAFSASQLASDKDDTQYDLRAARSYPTLDDEGRPDLLPCTPPSFEEATTASIATTLSSTSLSVPERSPSESSEQPRYRRRTHSSGQDGRSHEEVRVEEEVQEISVELEPKCDVEIVAPEEEVKEEAASSACAIVTSTATVEVETASQASEPASQASDEDDVPVTDIYF
- the PIP5K1C gene encoding phosphatidylinositol 4-phosphate 5-kinase type-1 gamma isoform X14 encodes the protein MELEVPEEAEGSAAASAGAITPEAGVGGPDASGGLGPKKTAITEGPSLPGQPGQGKKIGHRSVDASGETTYKKTTSSTLKGAIQLGIGYTVGNLSSKPERDVLMQDFYVVESIFFPSEGSNLTPAHHYADFRFKTYAPVAFRYFRELFGIRPDDYLYSLCNEPLIELSNPGASGSLFYVTSDDEFIIKTVMHKEAEFLQKLLPGYYMNLNQNPRTLLPKFYGLYCVQSGGKNIRVVVMNNILPRVVKMHLKFDLKGSTYKRRASKKEKEKSSPTYKDLDFIQDMPEGLMLDADTFSALVKTLQRDCLVLESFKIMDYSLLLGVHNIDQYEREQLSEGAHSTSDEKRPVGQKALYSTAMESIQGGAARGESIDTDDTMGGIPAVNGKGERLLLHVGIIDILQSYRFIKKLEHTWKALVHDGDTVSVHRPSFYAERFFKFMTNTVFRKNSSLKSSPSKKGRSALLAVKTAGPTAAFSASQLASDKDDTQYDLRAARSYPTLDDEGRPDLLPCTPPSFEEATTASIATTLSSTSLSVPERSPSESSEQPRYRRRTHSSGQDGRSHEEVRVEEEVQEISVELEPKCDVEIVAPEEEVKEEAASSACAIVTSTATVEVETASQASEPASQASDEDDVPVTDIYFPTDERSWVYSPLHYSAQLHSVSDEESDTVSVQQPCAGCPVGQGQSWCSLCKDSLASGLVRPLHGCGTAWLPLRSALCWQSPGLLSKGCGLFPVVWCRESFGELSFSRHVAISGGCKPASLVVLGLD